Genomic DNA from Mycobacterium stomatepiae:
TCATCGACGAGGACGACTTCCGATCCCGCTGCGCAGAGATCGCGGCGGCGTTCGGCGGCGGCGCCAATGTCCACTACGCCGCTAAAGCCTTCCTGTGCACCGAGATTGCGCGCTGGATCGACGAAGAGGGCCTCTGCCTCGACGTGTGCACCGGCGGAGAGCTGGCCGTCGCGCTGCACGCCAACTTCCCGCCCGAGCGAATCACCCTGCACGGCAACAACAAATCCGTCGCGGAGTTGACGGCCGCCGTCAAAGCCGGAGTTGGCCACATCGTGGTGGACTCGATGACCGAAATCGAGCGCCTGGAAACTATCGCCGGCGAGCTCGGGGTCGTCCAGGACGTCTTCGTCCGGCTCACCGTCGGCGTCGAGGCACATACCCACGAGTTCATCTCCACCGCACACGAGGACCAGAAGTTCGGCCTGTCGGTCGCCGGCGGGGCGGCGATGGCCGCGGTGGAGCGGGTATTCGCGACCGATCACCTGCGGCTGGTCGGGTTGCACAGTCACATCGGTTCGCAGATCTTCGATGTCGCCGGCTTCGAGCTGGCCGCGCGCCGGGTCCTGGGCCTGCTGCAGGAGGTCGTCGGCCGGTTCGGGGTGGAGAAGACCGCGCAGATCTCGACGGTCGATCTCGGTGGCGGCCTTGGCATCTCGTACCTGGCCTCCGATGACCCGCCCCCGATGTCGGAATTGGCGGCCAAGCTGAGCACGATCATCAGCAACGAGGCGGCGGCCGTGGGTCTGCCCACGCCCCGGCTGGTGGTGGAGCCGGGGCGGGCCATCGCCGGACCCGGGACCATCACGCTCTACGAGGTCGGCACCGTCAAGGACGTCGAGGTCAGCACGACGGCGATCCGGCGTTACGTCAGCGTCGATGGCGGCATGAGCGACAACATCCGCACCGCGCTCTACGACGCGCAGTACGACGCCCGGCTGGTGTCGCGGGTCAGCGATGCACCGGCAGCGCTGGCTCGCATCGTCGGAAAGCACTGCGAGAGCGGTGATATCGTCGTGCGCGACACCTGGGTGCCCGGGGATCTGGGACCGGGCGACCTGCTGGGGGTGGCCGCGACCGGTGCCTACTGCTATTCGCTGTCGAGTCGCTACAACATGATCTGCCGGCCTGCCGTGGTAGCGGTTCGCGACGGGCGGGCCCGCCTGATCCTGCGCCGGGAGACGGTCGACGATCTGCTGAGTCTGGAAGTGAGGTGAACGGTGTCCGATAATGGAAAGCCGGTCGGCGTAGCGGTACTCGGGTTCGGCAACGTCGGCAGCGAAGTGGTCCGCATCATCGCGGAGAGCGCGGACGATCTCGCGGCCCGTGTCGGCGCGCCTCTTGCCTTGCGCGGCATCGGGGTTCGGCGCGTCGCGCCTGATCGCGGTGTCCCGGTCGAGCTGCTCACCGACAACATCGAAGAGCTGGTGTCGCGGGAAGACGTCGATATCGTCGTCGAGTTGATGGGACCGGTGGAGCCGTCGCGCAAGGCGATCCTGACCGCGCTCGAGCACGGTAAGTCCGTCGTCACCGCCAACAAGGCATTGTTGGCGACGTCGACCGGGGAACTGGCGCAGGCAGCCGAAAATGCGCATGTCGACTTGTATTTCGAGGCGGCGGTCGCGGGCGCGATCCCGGTGATCCGTCCGTTGACCCAGTCGCTGGCCGGTGACACGGTGGTGCGGGTGGCCGGCATCGTCAACGGCACCACCAACTACATCCTGTCCGCGATGGACAGCACCGGCACCGACTACGACAGCGCCCTGGCCGACGCGAGTGCGCTGGGCTATGCCGAGGCCGATCCCACCGCGGATGTCGAGGGCTACGACGCCGCCGCCAAGGCCGCGATCCTGGCGTCCATCGCCTTCCATACTCGGGTGACCGCCAACGACGTCTATCGCGAAGGCATCGCCAAGATCACCCCGGCCGATTTCGCGTCCGCGCACGCGCTGGGCTGCACCATCAAGTTGCTGTCTATCTGCGAACGCATCGCGGGCGACGATGGCCAGCAACGGGTCTCGGCACGGGTCTACCCGGCACTGGTGCCGCTGGCGCACCCGCTGGCCACCGTCAGCGGGGCGTTCAATGCGGTGGTGGTGGAGGCCGAGGCGGCGGGCCGGCTGATGTTCTACGGCCAGGGCGCCGGCGGTGCGCCGACCGCATCGGCGGTGACGGGCGACCTGGTGATGGCCGCCCGCAACCGGGTGCTGGGCAGCCGTGGGCCGAAGGAATCCAAGTACGCCCAATTGCCGATCGCACCAATGGGTTTCATCTCCACCCGCTATTACGTCAGCATGAACGTCGCCGACAAGCCCGGTGTGTTGTCTTCGGTGGCAGCCGAATTCGCCAAGCGCGAGGTCAGCATCGCCGAGGTTCGGCAGGAAGGCGTCGCGGACGAAGGCGGGCGGCGAGTGGGCGCCCGCATCGTGGTGGTCACGCACAGTGCCACCGATGCGGCTCTCTCCGAAACCGTGGAAGCGCTGGCCGATTTGGATGTCGTGCAGAGTGTGGCAAGCGTGCTGAGATTGGAAGGAACCAGCATATGAGCGCGCCACGAACCGCCGTCCACAAGCCCTGGCCGGGTCTGATCGCCGCCTACCGCGACCGGTTGCCGGTCGGCGCGGACTGGACGCCGATCACCCTGCTCGAGGGTGGTACCCCGCTGATCCCCGCGACCCGGCTCTCGGAGCAGACCGGCTGCACGGTCCATCTGAAGGTCGAAGGGCTCAACCCCACCGGCTCCTTCAAGGACCGGGGCATGACGATGGCGGTCACCGACGCGGTGGTGCGCGGGCAGCAGGCGGTGTTGTGTGCGTCGACCGGAAACACCTCGGCGTCCGCGGCCGCCTACGCGGCGC
This window encodes:
- the lysA gene encoding diaminopimelate decarboxylase, with the translated sequence MNVHPAGPRHAEEIRHADSPPRPQSPEELLGLAPNVWPLNMVRGDDGVAVIAGIPVTDLAHEYGTPLFVIDEDDFRSRCAEIAAAFGGGANVHYAAKAFLCTEIARWIDEEGLCLDVCTGGELAVALHANFPPERITLHGNNKSVAELTAAVKAGVGHIVVDSMTEIERLETIAGELGVVQDVFVRLTVGVEAHTHEFISTAHEDQKFGLSVAGGAAMAAVERVFATDHLRLVGLHSHIGSQIFDVAGFELAARRVLGLLQEVVGRFGVEKTAQISTVDLGGGLGISYLASDDPPPMSELAAKLSTIISNEAAAVGLPTPRLVVEPGRAIAGPGTITLYEVGTVKDVEVSTTAIRRYVSVDGGMSDNIRTALYDAQYDARLVSRVSDAPAALARIVGKHCESGDIVVRDTWVPGDLGPGDLLGVAATGAYCYSLSSRYNMICRPAVVAVRDGRARLILRRETVDDLLSLEVR
- a CDS encoding homoserine dehydrogenase — its product is MSDNGKPVGVAVLGFGNVGSEVVRIIAESADDLAARVGAPLALRGIGVRRVAPDRGVPVELLTDNIEELVSREDVDIVVELMGPVEPSRKAILTALEHGKSVVTANKALLATSTGELAQAAENAHVDLYFEAAVAGAIPVIRPLTQSLAGDTVVRVAGIVNGTTNYILSAMDSTGTDYDSALADASALGYAEADPTADVEGYDAAAKAAILASIAFHTRVTANDVYREGIAKITPADFASAHALGCTIKLLSICERIAGDDGQQRVSARVYPALVPLAHPLATVSGAFNAVVVEAEAAGRLMFYGQGAGGAPTASAVTGDLVMAARNRVLGSRGPKESKYAQLPIAPMGFISTRYYVSMNVADKPGVLSSVAAEFAKREVSIAEVRQEGVADEGGRRVGARIVVVTHSATDAALSETVEALADLDVVQSVASVLRLEGTSI